A single genomic interval of Arachis duranensis cultivar V14167 chromosome 7, aradu.V14167.gnm2.J7QH, whole genome shotgun sequence harbors:
- the LOC107458418 gene encoding zinc finger protein CONSTANS-LIKE 9, protein MGYLCDFCGEQRSLVYCRSDAASLCLSCDRNVHSANALSKRHSRTLVCERCNSQPAFIRCAEEKISLCQNCDWLGHGTTPSTSGHKRQTINLYSGCPSAAEFSSIWSFFSDIPAMGETCEQELGLMSISENSEKSAWVPPENQNASSSAQVTNLPGKDKSWVGTSSMPESSSEPRIMDQPPGPSNACVPKLYCPVKTTPALCEDDDNLYDDFNMDEVDLDLENYEELFGVALSHSEELFENGGIDSLFGTKEMSASAGDSNCQGAVAAEGSTGLINATQPACSNAASADSMMSTKTEPIICFTGRQSQSNISFSGATKDGGGGGGGDYQDCGASSMLLMGEPPWCPPCPESSMQSANRSNAVMRYKEKKKTRKFEKRVRYASRKARADVRRRVKGRFVKAGDIYDYDPMSQTRSY, encoded by the exons ATGGGTTATTTATGTGACTTTTGTGGAGAGCAAAGGTCCTTGGTATACTGCCGCTCAGATGCTGCATCCTTATGTTTGTCGTGCGATCGGAATGTTCATTCTGCTAATGCCCTTTCTAAGCGCCATTCCAGGACCCTTGTATGTGAGAGATGTAACTCACAACCTGCTTTTATAAGATGTGCTGAGGAGAAAATTTCACTCTGTCAGAACTGTGACTGGCTTGGTCATGGTACCACTCCGTCTACTTCGGGGCATAAGAGGCAAACAATCAATTTATATTCTGGCTGCCCTTCAGCTGCAGAATTTTCTTCAATATGGTCCTTTTTCTCAGATATACCTGCCATGGGTGAAACATGTGAGCAGGAACTTGGTTTAATGAGCATTAGTGAGAACAGTGAAAAGAGTGCTTGGGTTCCTCCAGAAAACCAGAATGCTTCTAGTTCTGCTCAAGTGACCAATCTACCCGGCAAGGATAAATCTTGGGTTGGCACATCTTCAATGCCCGAGTCAAGCTCAGAACCTCGTATCATGGACCAGCCACCTGGACCTTCCAATGCATGCGTGCCTAAG TTATATTGTCCTGTGAAAACAACTCCTGCACTCTGTGAAGATGATGATAATCTATATGATGATTTCAACATGGATGAAGTGGATCTGGATCTTGAGAACTATGAGGAACTTTTTGGTGTGGCTCTCAGTCATTCTGAAGAGCTTTTTGAAAATGGTGGAATTGATAGCTTATTTGGGACAAAGGAAATGTCTGCCAGTGCTGGGGACTCCAATTGTCAGGGCGCGGTTGCTGCTGAG GGCTCAACTGGATTAATCAATGCAACACAACCAGCATGCAGCAATGCTGCATCTGCAGATTCGATGATGAGCACTAAAACTGAACCAATTATTTGTTTTACTGGAAGGCAATCCCAATCGAACATTTCTTTTTCTGGTGCAACTAaagatggtggtggtggtggtggtggtgactATCAAGACTGTGGGGCTTCTTCAATGCTTCTCATGGGAGAGCCTCCCTGGTGTCCTCCTTGCCCCGAGAGCTCTATGCAATCTGCTAATCGCAGCAACGCTGTCATGCGTtataaggaaaagaaaaagacacgAAA GTTTGAAAAGCGAGTAAGGTATGCCTCTCGTAAGGCTAGGGCTGATGTCAGAAGGCGCGTGAAGGGCCGGTTTGTCAAAGCCGGTGATATCTATGACTACGACCCGATGAGCCAAACCAGAAGTTACTGA